The sequence ATTGCCGTGCCTTTAATAATTCGTTTTCAAAATAATTAAAATGAAACAACTTAAAAATATTATTTTTATTTCTAGTTCATTATTATTACTCTCTATTTTCGTGATTTATTACTTACTCACTAATTATAATATAGATTCGAAAAAGGTTGAAGCACAAAAATTAGAAGAGATAATTAGCAAAAAAGAATCTAAATTATTCGAAAAAGGAAAAACAATTTTTATAGGTGATTGTAAAGTATGTCATGTAATGAAATACCATGGGCATAATTTTTTAAATGGTATTTTTAAACGGGTTGATTCGTCATACTTTAAATTTTACATTACAAAACAAGATTCTTTATTAAAAAGCAATGATAAATATGCTTTAGAAACAAAAAAGAATTTTGGCAATAATGGTATGATTCATTCATTTAAATATAACAATGAAGAAATAAAAGCACTACTTGATTATTTAAAATAACACCAAAATACTGTTTCATACTTTCTAGAACAATGTCTTTACTCTTTTTTGACAGGAATATATTTTTCTCTAATATCTCTTCCTTCTTTAATGTATAAACTATCAGGATATTTCAGAACGAAATTTTTTTCTGCAATTTTCCATAAGGAATCCAGAAATGTTTTTCCGTATCTTTTTTCTATTTCGCCCTTCATTAAATCTTGATAACAATAAAGATTAAAAGAAGCTACTGAGATACAAGGACGATAATATCTTTTTGATTGTATACCATGCTTCTTTAATAGTTCAGCAAGTTCTTCATGCTCATAATATGCGTATGGATTAAAATAAGTCAATTGATTATTTGCAATATCTTTTATTGCCTTTTTTGTCTGATTTCCGCAAAATGTATCAACAACTTTCACTTTCACATTTTTATCTTTCATCCACAACTTCAAATATTCGTCTTGGTTATAAACTACTTTACCATTATTATCATTTTCTTTACACGAAAGAAAAACAAGTAAAAGAAGTACTATTTTAAAGTCTAATTTCATTTTAAGTATCGTTTACCTATTCATTTTTCATATCCTTCAACAATACAAAAGCAAAATAAGCCACAATTCCGCCTCCCAAAACAATGCAAATCCACATAAACAATTGGGTTTGCCAAAATGGTTTTTCTTTCGTATTTATTTTATCATCTACTACCTTTTGAAAATTAATTATTTTCGCTTCAGGCAAATTATAAATCGAATCTGATATAAAATTAATTAAATCGTAAGATGGTTTTGAATAAGTTGAATCAATGAAAACTTCATAATTTTGATTAGCATTTAACTTTGAAATTAAATATACTGGTTTTTGCAATAAATGAATGTTTTCAATTTCTAAAGCTTGATTGTCATTATTCTCAATTTCAATTATCAGCTCTTTTTCCTTCAAATCATCAAAGTAAAAGACTGAATTGTTTTTAGAATTAAGTTGAAAAGTCGAAATCACTTCTTCATGTTTTTCTGTTCTCTTCTTAATTTTTCGTTCTCTATTGACAATTAATTTCGCATCACGAACATACAATTCGGTTTTTATATTAAAGGAAATCGCATCAATCTGATAATTTTTATCCAGTGGAAACACAATTTGCGTAACTTTTCTTTGATTATTTTCTACAGTCGTATAGGTAAGCCCTTCAATTTCTATAAGTTCTTGCGATAAAAAATGATGTTTGTATTGACCAATATCTAAAATATTAATTGGCAATGTGATTTTATCGTTACAATCAATTTTCAAATACTTATAACTATTTACAGGAAAAGAAATTGATTTTTCTACTGTTGTAGCTGCTGTAGCATTCATATCTGTCAATCGTTGATTTTCTACTAAACCAAACCAATCTTCTTTATCGTTGCTTCCACTAATAGAATAATATTTAGATATAGATGTGTTTGCGATCTTTAATGAAATCTGATTTAGCTTACTATTACTTTTATTTTCAACTACAATAGAAGTTATTGAGTCTTTAATAATATTTCTTGAAACAATTTCAAAAGGAACGTAAGTCGACCACGATTTATCAGAATCAAAAGCGATAACATATGGAATTTCATTTTGTTTTCCATCTTTAATTCTTAGAAAACCTAAATTCTCACTTGCTGATGCTCTAATTTCAGGATTAATAACAATTTGATGCAAACCATCTTCTTTAATTTTTTGTATTGCACCTTTATAATTTTGGGCAAACCCAAATAAAAAACTAAATAATAAGAATAAACTACTAAACTTCTTCATCTGAACTTGATTTTGGACTTTCATCAACGACTAATTTTTTTATTTTTTGGTACACAAACGAGATGATTAAAATTAGAACTCCTAAAAGTATAAAAGCAATGATTTTTCCAGTTTCTGAAACATTTTTAATATCGTAGATAAATAATTTCAAAATGGTTATACCTAACAAGGAAAGTGCAATAATTCGTAAGTTTTTCCATTGCTTTTTGATACCAATGATTAGGAACACAAAAGAGAATAAACCCCAAAGAATAGGATAGCCAATTTTTATAATTTGACGTTTTACATCGTCTAATTTAAACGCTATAAACGTCTCTTTTTTATATTGAATTGTATAATCATCTGTTGTCTTTGGAAACTTCTCGTTCAATTCTGCAATGCTACTATTATCTATAGAATATGATAAACCATGAATCATTATTTCGTTACTCAATATGTATACAATTGCGAAAACAAATAGCCAAGGGACAAATTTATTTTTTAAAATCTCAATTTTAGGCTCTATCGTTATTCTTCTGAATAAATTATATCCAAAATAAATCAAACATATTAAGATAACATAATGGAAATAAAGCGCATAATTAGTATTTGAATTATGCATTAAATTTTGAATTATTTCGCGATTAGGTAGACTATAAAAAGACATTATATAGACTACGATAGAAAACACAGCAACGGTTGAGACAGTAATTGTTAGTAATTCGTGTTTTTTATTGGTAACGATGAACAATAACAAAGCTACAAACATAAAATGATAGGCAACAACAAACGATTCTGCTGATGCTACATTAGCAATTAACTGATAGGCTTGATATTGAATTTCTAGAAAGCCTAATGCATAAGTCAATAAAAGAGCTGAAACTAGAACAATCTGTTTATACTGCTTTATATCTAAACCTATATTTACATCGTCTTCTTTTTTTAGTAGAACATAAGTTAGGTAAAACGATACACAAACTACGAATCCTGAAATAAACAATGGATTAATAATAATTGACAAAGTTTCGCTTGGTAAACCATACTTCGTCCAATCTAAAACCAAACTAATAAAAGTAAGTACCTGAACAATTATTGCTCCTAACTTAAAACGCCTAATTTTAGATTTTTGAGACAACCAGAATAATAAAACTGCTTCTGCTGCCCAGAATATCGTAATTTGATTTCCTTCAAACTGAATTGGAATGGTAAGCGTTACGAAAGTTAAAGAAAGCCCAATTAGTAAATAGATTGCGTTTTTATCCAATCCGAATTTTTTATATAGAATAACAGCATAAATTACATTATAGAAAGCTAACAACAAGGTAAATAAACCTTTAAAGTCTATTCCCCAATTATGTATTATTCCCATTCCCATTCCGAAGAAAAAGAATGTATTAGCTACAAGAATAAAATATTCAATAACTGAAAAAGTTCCTTTATTTCTAATGTTATTTAACACAACTATTACACTAAAAATAAAATAAAATATTGTTGCAAAAGCAATTGCTCCTGCATGAGGCAATTTGTTATCATATAACTCATTCGTATACCAAGAAGCAAACAATATTGAAGTGAATAAGAATGCTAAAACAGTAACTACTTTCCATTTTTTAAAATAAGCTATTCCGAGTATACCTACATTTAAAATTGCAATATAAGTGAGCAAAACCACATAATTACCAGAACCAGTACTTACCATAAAAGGAACTGCAAAACCACCAATGAGAGACAAAACAGCCAATTCTTGTCTATTATAAGACACCGAAACCAATGTACTAAAAGCGGTAATAACAACCATTATAATAAAAGCAACAGTTTGACCAAACAAATGATAATCGTGAAAAGCAATAGAGATAGTAAAATAGAATATACTTATTGCTCCTGCAACAAGCACTGAACTAAAAGCTGCATAATTTTTCTTTAACTTATGAGCAATTACCATTACTAATGAACCACACAAGATTCCTATTCCAACACGAGCAGGTTTATTAATCCATTCTTTATCAATAGCAAATTTCACAAAGAAGCTAATCCCAAGAACGAGAATAAGAATACCAATTTTATTAATAAGATTTTCACCAATAAACTTCTCTAAATCAGGATTTTTTTCTTTAAATGTTTCAAACCACGATTTTTGAGGAACTGCAATTGGTCTTGGTACAACTGGTTTCTCAACAATTGGTCTTTGTTCAATTTTAGCTACAACCTCAATTGGTTTATCTGCTATAGGTTTTATTATTTCTGGTTGAACTTTTTCAACCTTAGGAATTGGAATCTCTTCAATTGGTTTTTCTACAATAATTGGCTTAACAGGTTTAACAACCTCTTTTTCTACAGCTTCATTTCTCTGACGCTGAATAGTATTCTGAGCTATTTCATCTTGAATACCTCGCAATTTATCATTCAACATAGATACAGTCTTCTGTAGGTCATTGAACTTTATATTTATATTATTATTTACAATGTATAAATACAAAATAATCCCAATTAGCAATATCGTCTCCATAGAAATATACATTTAAGTAACCTCAAATGTAGCTTTTTATTTTTTCCTATTGAAACTTTATTGATCTATTCTCTTAATAGCTGAAGTATTCTTTGTTCAATTGGTTCGGTTTCCCAAATCTCTTCGATACTCTCGATGGCTAATATTTCTTGCATAATTGCATCTTGTCTATCTCCAATAGCAAGTGCTTCAGAATAAGGTTGATGACTGAATGTTACTCTACTATACAAAGGAATCCATTTTTCTGGATGCCTCTCAGAAAACCATTTTTCAATTTTCTTTTGTAGCAAAAAATTAGCATCAGCTGTTTTCGTACTCATTTCTATAAAGTTACGATATGATAATTCAGCAATAGCATCAGTATTTGGTTTTCGAGAGTTTTGATATTCATTAAAAATAGTTTCCCAATCGTCACCATATTTTTCCATCAGCTCGTTTAGTACCGTAATGTCTTCAAAACCCGCATTCATACCATGTCCGTAGAAAGGAACAATTGCATGACAAGCATCACCAATTAAAGCTACTTTATCATTATGCGTCCAAGGAAAACATTTCATTGTGACTAAATAACTTTTGGGGTTTTTAAAGAAGTCTTCAACCAAATTAGGAATTACTTCTTTTGTTGACGGGAAATATTTAGCAAAGAAATCTACCAATTTCTCTTTAGTATCTAATTGCTCGAAAGAGTTTTCGCCTTTAAATGGCATAAATAGTGTACATGTAAAACTTCCATCAAGATTTGGAAGTGCAATAAGCATAAAATTACCTCTTGGCCAAATGTGTAGAGAACTTTTGTCTAATTTATGTGTTCCATCTGCATTTGAAGGTATATTTAATTCTTTATATCCAATTTCAAGAAAGTCTTGAGAATAATTGAACATACTTTGTCTTTGCATTCTATGACGCACTCTTGAGAAAGCACCATCTGAACCAAAAATCATATCATATTTATAATCAGTCCATTCTCCATGCTCTTCCTTACCAATATGCAACGTTGCATCACCAAGAGTAACATCCCAAACTTTGTGTTCGAAGAAAAATTCTACTCCTTTTTCTTCCGCTAAGTCAATCATTTTTCGATTTAAAACACCTCGCGACAAAGAATAAATTGACTCTCCTTCTTTTCCATACTTCTGATAATTTAAAGATTGATCCATCAAATGAATGGCTCTTTTTTCCATTGGAAGACCAATTTTTTTAATTTCTTGATCTACTCCAATAACTTCTAAAGCTTTCCAACCTCTATCTGACATAGCCAAATTAATACTTCTTCCTGAAAATTGTATCTTTCTAATGTCTGGACTTCTATCGTAAACATGAACTATGTGTCCTGCTTTTTTTAGATATATGGCCAATAAAGAACCTACTAATCCAGCACCTACAATGGCAATCTTTTTTTGGTTTTGCATGAAAAAACGCTATAAATATTGAAATACAAAAATACTAATTAATAAAACTTAACCCTATTAGAATCATAGTTTTTTACACCTGCTACTTTTCGACTATTTATCCTTCTTTAATTAATGCTTCAATTTCATCAATTTCTATAGGCATGTCAATAGATAAATTAATGCATCCGTTTTCAGTAATTACATAATCATTCTCTAATCGACATCCAATTCCTTCTTCTGAAATATAAATTCCAGGTTCGCAAGTAAGTACCATCCCCACTTCAAAAGGACGGGAATACAAACCAACATCATGCACATCTAAACCAAGATAATGAGCCGTTCCATGCATAAAATATTCTTTATAGGCTGGAAAATCTGGATTTTGATTTTTTATTTCTTCTGCTGTAATTAAACCCAACTGAATTAATTCAAATTCAACAAAATCAGCCATTTTCGCTTCGTAATCCTTTGGAAAAACTCCTGGTTTGAATAATTCCTCTCCTTTTTTAAGACAATTTAAAACCGATTGATATACTGCTCTTTGTCGTTCTGAAAATTTACCATTTACAGGAACACACCTCGTTGTATCTGAATTATAATTGGCGTAACAAACCCCAAAATCGACAAGAACCATTTCTCCATCTTTACAAACCTCTTTATTAAAGTTATAA is a genomic window of Flavobacterium jumunjinense containing:
- a CDS encoding c-type cytochrome; this encodes MKQLKNIIFISSSLLLLSIFVIYYLLTNYNIDSKKVEAQKLEEIISKKESKLFEKGKTIFIGDCKVCHVMKYHGHNFLNGIFKRVDSSYFKFYITKQDSLLKSNDKYALETKKNFGNNGMIHSFKYNNEEIKALLDYLK
- a CDS encoding DUF2339 domain-containing protein yields the protein METILLIGIILYLYIVNNNINIKFNDLQKTVSMLNDKLRGIQDEIAQNTIQRQRNEAVEKEVVKPVKPIIVEKPIEEIPIPKVEKVQPEIIKPIADKPIEVVAKIEQRPIVEKPVVPRPIAVPQKSWFETFKEKNPDLEKFIGENLINKIGILILVLGISFFVKFAIDKEWINKPARVGIGILCGSLVMVIAHKLKKNYAAFSSVLVAGAISIFYFTISIAFHDYHLFGQTVAFIIMVVITAFSTLVSVSYNRQELAVLSLIGGFAVPFMVSTGSGNYVVLLTYIAILNVGILGIAYFKKWKVVTVLAFLFTSILFASWYTNELYDNKLPHAGAIAFATIFYFIFSVIVVLNNIRNKGTFSVIEYFILVANTFFFFGMGMGIIHNWGIDFKGLFTLLLAFYNVIYAVILYKKFGLDKNAIYLLIGLSLTFVTLTIPIQFEGNQITIFWAAEAVLLFWLSQKSKIRRFKLGAIIVQVLTFISLVLDWTKYGLPSETLSIIINPLFISGFVVCVSFYLTYVLLKKEDDVNIGLDIKQYKQIVLVSALLLTYALGFLEIQYQAYQLIANVASAESFVVAYHFMFVALLLFIVTNKKHELLTITVSTVAVFSIVVYIMSFYSLPNREIIQNLMHNSNTNYALYFHYVILICLIYFGYNLFRRITIEPKIEILKNKFVPWLFVFAIVYILSNEIMIHGLSYSIDNSSIAELNEKFPKTTDDYTIQYKKETFIAFKLDDVKRQIIKIGYPILWGLFSFVFLIIGIKKQWKNLRIIALSLLGITILKLFIYDIKNVSETGKIIAFILLGVLILIISFVYQKIKKLVVDESPKSSSDEEV
- a CDS encoding FAD-dependent oxidoreductase, producing MQNQKKIAIVGAGLVGSLLAIYLKKAGHIVHVYDRSPDIRKIQFSGRSINLAMSDRGWKALEVIGVDQEIKKIGLPMEKRAIHLMDQSLNYQKYGKEGESIYSLSRGVLNRKMIDLAEEKGVEFFFEHKVWDVTLGDATLHIGKEEHGEWTDYKYDMIFGSDGAFSRVRHRMQRQSMFNYSQDFLEIGYKELNIPSNADGTHKLDKSSLHIWPRGNFMLIALPNLDGSFTCTLFMPFKGENSFEQLDTKEKLVDFFAKYFPSTKEVIPNLVEDFFKNPKSYLVTMKCFPWTHNDKVALIGDACHAIVPFYGHGMNAGFEDITVLNELMEKYGDDWETIFNEYQNSRKPNTDAIAELSYRNFIEMSTKTADANFLLQKKIEKWFSERHPEKWIPLYSRVTFSHQPYSEALAIGDRQDAIMQEILAIESIEEIWETEPIEQRILQLLRE